In Thermococcus thioreducens, a genomic segment contains:
- a CDS encoding CRISPR-associated endonuclease Cas3'', which produces MSLLAFQGQTLRKHVNAMLNAWESVKGKYIPSIIRAMKAWGVELSREDADRLMKALIILHDSGKGAELYQDYLEGKARLSGFRHELVSAYYALKILPQIFDEKTAFVGSLVVMLHHEPILMGQVANLDRDSLSAEVALDRLKNFDGVVPELNEFLENSFREHLGVEITVLSASPDEVVRAVVELSVRARHLPDAGRLRLIVGALLIPLVLCDYKGAEEREGETPKFAEVLEAEWLGVV; this is translated from the coding sequence ATGAGCCTTCTTGCCTTCCAGGGACAGACCCTCAGAAAACACGTGAATGCCATGCTGAATGCCTGGGAGAGTGTTAAGGGGAAGTACATACCCTCGATAATAAGGGCAATGAAAGCTTGGGGCGTTGAGCTGAGCAGGGAAGATGCGGACAGGCTGATGAAGGCTTTGATAATCCTCCACGACTCGGGAAAGGGAGCGGAACTTTACCAGGACTACCTCGAGGGCAAAGCCAGACTCTCAGGCTTCAGGCACGAGCTGGTGAGCGCATACTACGCCCTGAAAATACTCCCCCAGATTTTTGATGAAAAGACAGCATTCGTTGGCTCGCTCGTCGTCATGCTCCATCACGAGCCGATACTCATGGGACAAGTCGCTAACCTTGACAGGGACTCCCTGTCGGCAGAGGTTGCCCTTGACAGGCTGAAGAACTTCGACGGAGTGGTTCCGGAGCTAAACGAATTCCTGGAAAACAGCTTCAGGGAGCACCTCGGCGTTGAGATTACCGTTCTCAGTGCGTCTCCAGATGAGGTCGTCAGGGCTGTGGTGGAGCTGAGCGTAAGGGCGCGCCACCTCCCAGATGCTGGAAGGCTCAGGCTGATAGTCGGTGCCCTGCTGATTCCCCTCGTCCTGTGCGATTACAAGGGAGCAGAGGAAAGGGAGGGTGAAACCCCAAAGTTCGCGGAAGTTCTCGAAGCCGAGTGGTTGGGGGTGGTCTGA
- the cas8a2 gene encoding type I-A CRISPR-associated protein Cas8a2/Csa4, whose product MKAYPTPGIDEVFDLYVAYGYVEALVRGGAEEVTLIPEGTARGGYYTVEGNGDFEEGLASALEEMLSLHYALGNYSSREGGKVISDADFSAGANINNAYWDSVPSRLSTVLEKIVANKKTSRRYPVPITLMPSAGKFLPKHMGIQGGNPLKIDSLSYALAWVGFHYYAPYVRYGKGNRTWVHIYQVAPQESLGLVELLALKDLKEHFPHYYEGSMDYLSNRRLALLYHLLHTESLGAIETVTRKSLIMRSYTLERDGNNQAIRSYGEEDIGKLMDFLWELKRRSTYYTVRFFDALLRKESEAVIAIIDAVLNDRPEGLYQGLRIAKRAGITPTQSVVEGMEAFMDET is encoded by the coding sequence GTGAAGGCTTACCCGACCCCGGGCATCGACGAGGTCTTCGACCTTTACGTTGCCTACGGCTACGTTGAGGCCCTTGTCCGAGGCGGGGCGGAGGAAGTTACTCTCATCCCAGAGGGAACCGCTCGAGGAGGCTACTACACCGTCGAGGGCAACGGTGACTTTGAGGAAGGTCTTGCAAGTGCCTTGGAGGAGATGCTCTCATTGCATTATGCCCTCGGCAACTACAGTTCCCGCGAGGGGGGCAAAGTCATAAGCGACGCTGACTTCAGTGCAGGAGCCAATATAAACAATGCCTACTGGGACAGTGTTCCCTCGCGACTGTCAACAGTTCTTGAAAAGATTGTGGCCAACAAAAAGACCAGTAGAAGGTACCCTGTACCGATAACCCTCATGCCCTCTGCTGGTAAGTTTCTTCCCAAACACATGGGTATTCAGGGCGGCAATCCTCTGAAAATCGATTCCCTGAGTTATGCCCTTGCATGGGTCGGGTTCCACTACTACGCGCCCTACGTTAGGTACGGAAAGGGCAACAGAACGTGGGTGCACATTTATCAGGTTGCCCCGCAGGAGAGCCTGGGTCTTGTTGAACTGCTGGCCTTAAAGGACTTGAAGGAGCATTTTCCCCACTACTACGAGGGGAGCATGGACTACCTCTCGAACCGCAGGCTGGCGCTCCTTTACCATCTCCTCCACACCGAAAGTCTGGGTGCCATAGAGACGGTAACGCGAAAGTCTCTCATCATGAGGTCGTATACCCTTGAGAGAGACGGCAACAACCAAGCGATACGCTCCTACGGTGAGGAGGACATCGGGAAGCTCATGGACTTCCTGTGGGAGCTGAAGAGGAGAAGCACTTATTACACCGTCAGGTTCTTTGACGCACTCCTCAGGAAGGAAAGCGAGGCCGTCATAGCAATCATAGACGCGGTTCTGAACGACAGGCCGGAGGGACTTTATCAGGGATTGAGGATTGCAAAGAGAGCGGGAATAACCCCTACCCAGAGCGTCGTTGAG